The region ATTTAGCTCACTGTTGCTACCGGCATCGTAGTCCTGTACATTGACTTCGTTCGACTCTTTGATGTAAGTAGACATCGTTTTGCCGTCCGTAAATACCTCCTGACCACCGAGCAGCAACCGAAACTTCTCATTTTTTACGGTCAAATCGCCTTTATAGGATTCCTTTGCTCCGCCACCGGCACTGGCAAACGTAAAACTCGCCTGATACGATTTCAGCGATTTATATTTTTTACTCATCGCATCCAGAATACCCTGTGCCCGTTTGTCTTTTTGAGCGAAAGCAGGCAGCGTCATCACAAACGCTAAACTAAGCAGTACTGCAAATTTCTTCATTGTTAGTGGAATTACTCGTCAAGTCAACTCATGGATTCGTTTCCTGAGCGAATCTCTATTTTCTTAGACGGTAAAATAAAGGGAAAAGTTTAATATTGATTTTAAGCCGCTTTTAGACGGTGCCAGTTACTCACCTTTCAGTCGCTTTAGTATCTCTTCCAGCGTCTGTAAATCCTGTACCAGCACATCGCGGGCTTTGCTTCCCTCAAACGGGCCCACAATTCGGGCGGCTTCCAACTGGTCGACCAAACGGCCGGCGCGGTTGTAACCGAGTTTGAGCTTACGCTGAATGAGTGAGGTGCTTCCCTGCTGATGAATAACGATAAGTCGGGCGGCTTCGTCGAACATCGGGTCGCGGTTGGTCATGTCTACGTCCTTATCGTCTCCCTGACCGCCCTCGTCTCCAACGAATTCCGGTAGCGCATACGCGTCATCGTAGCCCCGCTGATTGCCGACGAACTCACAAATATCTTCAATCTCGTTGGTGTCGACAAAGGGACATTGCAGCCGAATGATATCGGAGTTGGAGGACAGCAGCATATCACCCATACCCACCAGTTGCTCAGCACCACCCGTATCCAGAATGGTGCGGGAGTCGATTTTCGACGTAACCTTAAACGACAGACGCGCCGGGAAGTTGGCTTTTATAAGGCCGGTAATAACGTTTACAGATGGCCGCTGCGTAGCGACAACCAGGTGGATACCAATAGCCCGCGCCAGCTGCGCCAGCCGGGCAATGGGTTGCTCGACCTCTTTGCCCGCCGTCATCATAAGGTCGGCCAGCTCGTCGATAATCAGGACAATGTAAGGCAGGAAGTGGTGACCTTTTTCGGGGTTGAGTCGACGCTTTATAAACTTTGCATTGTATTCCTTGAGGTTCCGGCAACCGGCATCTTTGAGCAGGTTGTAGCGGTTATCCATCTCGATACACAACGAATTCAGCGTATTGACAACCTTCTTGGTGTCGGTAATGATCGGCTCTTCCGAATCAGGAAGTTTGGCCAGGAAGTGTCGTTCCAGCTTATTGAACAGGGTCAACTCCACTTTTTTCGGGTCGACTAGCACCAGCTTAAGCTGCGAAGGGTGCTTCTTGTAGATGAGCGACGTTAGCAGCACGTTTAGCCCTACCGACTTACCCTGTCCGGTGGCCCCGGCCATTAATAAGTGCGGCATCTTGGCTAGGTCGGCAACGTAGATTTCGTTCGAAATGGTTTTTCCGAGTACGATTGGCAGGTCGAACTTGCTGCTGCTGAAAATATCGCTGGTAATAACCGACCGCATCGAAACCATTTCCCGGTTCTTGTTCGGTACTTCAATACCAATCGTTCCCATACCGGGCATGGGGGCAATAATCCGGATGCCCAGTGCCGAGAGGCTCAGTGCGATGTCATCTTCCAGGCTTTTGATCTTGGAAATGCGCACACCTTTGGCCGGAATAATTTCGTACAGCGTAACCGTTGGTCCGATGGATGCCTGAATAGAGTCAATTTCAATGCCGAAGTTGCGGAGCGTATTCTCGATCTTCTCTTTGTTGACCGTCAGCTCATCGTCCGAGACCTGCGCTTTACGGCTGTTCGGATAGTCTGTCAGCAACTCATTGACCGGGTATTGATACTGGGGTAAGTCAATGGTTGGGTCGTACAAGCCATGAAGCGCAACCAGATCGTCTTCTTCGAATGGGTCCGGCTCAAAGGTAGGAGCGGGGGTCGCACTCAACTCCTCCGACGAATCGGGAGTATCGGCTACGGCTTCGCGGTTTTTGATCGTAAGTGTAACCCCCGTTGTTTGAGCAATGACCTCCGGCAAAGGCGTTTCCTGCTCTCTGGCTGGTGGCGCTACCGGCGTATTGGCAAAGGTGTTTGCCAGTGGAGGCTGAATGGATTCGGGTGCGGTTTCCCGTGCATCGTCAACATCCTGCTCGTCTTCTTCGTTGGGTTCCTCTTCACTCTCTGAATACGTTTGCAGAGGATCGGACGACCGCCGGTTGGGCTTGGGTGACGATGGGCGGGAGAAGGTTGGCAGCTTGATCGATCTTACATCGAAGAAGTAAATAACAAAGGCAAAAAGTGCAAAGGCAATAAAGGCCAGATTGCCCCACCCAAAAAGGCTATACAACGCCACGTTGAACTCGTACCCAATACCACCGCACCAGACGCTGGCCGTTTCGGCAGAATCGGTAACGAGTACGATGTAGCCCAGTATGAGGCTGATCCAGACGGAGGCAAACAACAGGCCCGTTGTTGTCCGGCTCAGGGGCAGCAGTTCACTCCCGAAGGTCATTTTGTAACCCGCCAGAAAAACGATGATCGGTATAGCCAGCGCCCCCACTCCGAACCAACGGAAGACGAAAACATGCGCTACATACGCCCCCACCAGACCGACCCAGTTACGGGTTTCGCTGCCAGATTCGTTCAGCGGTTCGGAAAATGCGGCTCCCACCACACTCTGGTCGGCAGGGCCGTTTAGCAGGTAGGACATGAATGCTACCATCAAACCGAGCGCCAGACCCATCAATAACACCCCCAGTGTTAAGGTCGAACGCTGGTCGGTAAGCCATCGGTCAAGTGCCGCCCCCCAGTTGAACGACGTACTTTGCGAACGGGCCGGCGACGGATTGCCATCGCGATTTGCGCGCGGACGCGGTTCAGCAGGTCGTCGGAGTGTATTCTGGCGGGGCGATGTTGTTGGTTGTGCCATGCGTTGATATTAGGCGGTAGCTACAGGTAAATTTCTCACTTTTTACTGAGAAACTACGATGAGAACGGTGTATGCACACAAAAATTTGACTACCTGATTATTCGGTACAGCCATGTAATAAGAGCTTGCCTGAAGGCAACGGCTTTCAACGGACTGCTTTACAAATCGTTCAGCAAAGCCTTGTTGATGCGTTTAGCCAGGGCAGGCCCTTCGTAAATAAAACTCGTGTAAACCTGCACCAGACTAGCACCGGCGCGGAGCTTCTCCTGTGCATCTTCGGCCGAGAAGATACCTCCAACGCCAATAATCGGAAACGCTCCGCCCGATTGCTGATGAAGGTACCGAATAACCTCAGTAGCCCGTTCGCGGAGAGGGCGTCCACTTATACCACCTGCGCCCATTTGGGTAACCGTAGCTGTGTCGGTTGCCAGGCCATCCCGGCTGATGGTTGTGTTAGTAGCAATAACCCCCGCAATGCCTGTTTCGGCAACAATCCCAATGATGTCGTCTAACTGGCCATTGGTTAAGTCAGGGGCGATTTTCAACAGGATTGGCTTAGGTGCCGGACGCAGGCGATTTTCCTGCTGAAGGGCGGTCAGGAGTTGGGTAAGGGGCCCGCGTTCCTGCAAATCGCGCAAACCCGGCGTATTGGGTGAACTGACATTAACCACAAAGTAATCGACCGCGTCGAACAGTTCGCGGAAACAGATCAGGTAGTCGCTCAGTGCCTGTTCGTTAGCTGTGTCTTTATTCTTGCCGATGTTTCCGCCAACGATCACCTGCCGTCCGCCCCGATTCCTGGCAAAATGCCGGAGTCGTTCTGCCGCCGGGCCAGCCCCTTTGTTGTTAAAGCCCATTCGGTTGATAAGGCCGCCATCGGCTTTTAACCGGAAAAGGCGTGGGCGTGGGTTACCGGGTTGAGGGCGGGGGGTTACCGTACCGATCTCAACGAAACCAAAGCCCAAATCGCTCAACTCACTGATCAGCTCTGCGTTTTTGTCGAATCCGGCGGCCATGCCTATCGGGTTGGGAAACGTCAGACCAAAAACTGTACGGGCCAGGCGTGGGTCCTTAACGACGTAGAGCGAACGGAAAAGCGCCGACATGCCGGGAATCGACAGGGCTATTTTCAGAAATCGCGTTACGGTATGGTGAATGGTTTCCGCGTCGAAACGGAAGAGTAGGGGCAGAATAATATGCTTGTACATGAGTACAAAGATAACTGTAGCGTTGATAGTTGTAGTACCGACCGTCCCGGTCGCGTATAGAACAACAGCAATCACACCTGACCGGGACGGTCGGTGTTACAGTTAACCAAACAGGTCTGATGAAAGATAGCGGTCGCCCCGGTCGCAGATAATACAGACGATAACGCCTGATTCGAGCTCCTGCGCCAGCTGAACAGCCGCGTGGACAGACCCGCCACTGCTCATCCCCGCAAAGACACCTTCGATGTTAGCCAGTTTGCGGGTCATGTGGGTCGCTTCATCGGCTGAAACTTCTATGATTCGGTCTACGCGCTGCGGTTCGAAAATTTTGGGCAGATATTCGACCGGCCATTTCCGGATTCCCGGTATTGAAGAGCCATCAGTAGGCTGGCAACCAACAATCTGGACATCGGGATTCTGTTCTTTCAGAAAGCGCGACGTGCCCATGATGGTGCCCGTAGTACCCATCGACGAAACAAAGTGCGTGATTTCTCCGGCCGTGTCGCGCCAGATTTCGGGGCCTGTTGTCCGGTAATGCGCCAGGTAGTTGTCGGGGTTGGCAAACTGGTTAAGCATCAGAAAGCCGCCTTTCTGAACCTGAGCATCGGCGTAATCGCGGGCACTTTCAATCGTTTCGGTCAAGGTGACTTTAGCCCCGAAAGCCTCCATGGTCAGCACGCGTTCGCGCGTTGAGTTCTCGGGCATGACCAGCTCAATGGGGATGTCGTAGAGCCGGGCAATCATGGCCAGGGCAATACCGGTATTCCCGCTGGTGGCTTCAACGAGCGTCATGCCGGGTTTAAGCTCTCCCCGGGAGAGGGCGCCCTGGATCATGCTGACGGCGGCTCGATCTTTAACACTGCCGCCTGGATTATTGCCTTCAAGTTTGCCGTATAACGTAACGTTGGGATTTGGATTCAGTCGGTTGAGTTCAACTAAAGGCGTGTTGCCGACCAAATCAAGCAGGGTTGCCATGCTAATGTATGAAAAAATGTCCTGTAGTTTTCAAGGAGAAAGAAGCTCAATAAGTTCGTTCGCGGGGTTGTTTCCCTAAAAATGAGCGTCAGCCAACCAGAATTTGACTACCCAGATCAGGGTATTTTTTTGTTTGACAAAATATTTTTGAACGGTAACTGATTGGCTGACAGGTAAAAATTTGTAAACTTGACCGTTTGTTCAGGAAGCTGAAAAATGTCCTGTTAGTCTGTTAATGAGTCTATTATTCACACCCGTATTGCTACAATACTATGAAATCTCCACTAGTGGCCCGTCCTCTTTCCAAAGTAGCCGTTGAACAACTTGCGGGCGAGTTTGCCCTATCTGATTTAACGCTGCCTTTTTGGGGATATCGTAAAAAGATGCCCATGCACCGCATTGTTCGGCTGGAAGGTGAAGGTAACTATACCTTATTTCACTTTGCCGACGGAAGCCAGTTAATGGTATCCCTGACGCTGAAAAAAATGGAGAGCCGATTATCATCGAAGGTGTTTGCCCGGCCGCACAAAAAAAACATCATCAACCTGCTGTATCTGGAAGGAATCTACCCCGGTCAGCAACTTTGCGCCGGTCTTGTCAACGGCGACCGTGTTGAAGTGTCGCGCCGAAAAGCCAGTCGCTTCATTAAGCAGGTAAAAGGGTTTCAGCAGGAGTTGAAAACAATGTATACACCTTCGCTAGTGTCCTAAACGCCTGGTCTTGTACGGTTAGTCTTCATAAAAAAGGCGTTCTCTTACCCAGAGAACGCCTTTTTTATAAGAACTTGACTCAATTACTCAATTCATTGTATGATCCATAGTGTATTGGACAGTCGGAGGCTCTCCGACATACTATGGATGTTGACTACTTTTTTAATTTGGCTAACTCTTCATCTCGTAGAGGTTTGCGAAGGATTTTGCCAACGTTCGACTTGGGTAATTCCGTTCTGAACTCAATAATGCGGGGTACTTTATAGGGTGTCAGGTTCTCACGGCAAAATGCCTTGATCGTGTCAGCCTCAAGCGCCGGGTCTTTCTTTACAACAAAGATTTTGACAACCTCCGTCGATTTCTCGTCGGGAACGCCAATACACGCCACTTCGAGCACACCCGGACACTGGGCCACCACATCTTCTATCTCATTCGGGTAAACGTTAAAGCCGGACACCAGGATCATGTCTTTCTTGCGGTCGACAATCTTAAAGAAGCCTTCCTCATTCATAACACCCACATCGCCGGTTTTAAACCAGTCACCCAGCATGGATTTGGCGGTTTCTTCGGGCCGGTTGTAATACCCGCTGAACACCTGCGGACCACGAGCTACAATTTCGCCGGGTTCGCCAACGGGGGCATCGCTGCCATCGTCGCGGATGATCTTCATTTCTGTACTCGGCCAGGGGATGCCAATCGTGCCTACCCGTGCATTGCCATCGGTAGGGTTGGAACAAAGTACCGGCGATGTCTCCGTCAGGCCGTAGCCTTCGCAGGGGGTATTTCCGGTCAGTTTCGCCCATCGTTCGGCAACGGATGTTTGCAGGGCCATACCACCCGCCGATGTGATTTTAAGGTGACTGAAGTCAACTTCGCCAATTCGGGGGTTATTCAACAGGCCATTATAAAGCGTGTTGACGCCCGTAAAAGCAGTGATCTTGTATTTTTTCAGATCGTCGATAAAGGCGTTCATGTCGCGCGGATTAGTAATCATCAGGTTCATAGACCCGCTTTTCAATGCCGCCAGTGCGTTGGTCGTAAGTGCATACACGTGGTAGAGTGGCAAAGCCGCTACGATAATGCCTTCTCCATCGGGAATGCCACCCGGCTTCATCCAGTAATCCTGGCCTTCA is a window of Spirosoma linguale DSM 74 DNA encoding:
- a CDS encoding cysteine synthase B (TIGRFAM: cysteine synthase B; cysteine synthase~PFAM: Pyridoxal-5'-phosphate-dependent protein beta subunit~KEGG: tcx:Tcr_1306 cysteine synthase B), producing MATLLDLVGNTPLVELNRLNPNPNVTLYGKLEGNNPGGSVKDRAAVSMIQGALSRGELKPGMTLVEATSGNTGIALAMIARLYDIPIELVMPENSTRERVLTMEAFGAKVTLTETIESARDYADAQVQKGGFLMLNQFANPDNYLAHYRTTGPEIWRDTAGEITHFVSSMGTTGTIMGTSRFLKEQNPDVQIVGCQPTDGSSIPGIRKWPVEYLPKIFEPQRVDRIIEVSADEATHMTRKLANIEGVFAGMSSGGSVHAAVQLAQELESGVIVCIICDRGDRYLSSDLFG
- a CDS encoding dihydroorotate dehydrogenase (KEGG: cps:CPS_2800 dihydroorotate dehydrogenase~TIGRFAM: dihydroorotate dehydrogenase~PFAM: dihydroorotate oxidase) gives rise to the protein MYKHIILPLLFRFDAETIHHTVTRFLKIALSIPGMSALFRSLYVVKDPRLARTVFGLTFPNPIGMAAGFDKNAELISELSDLGFGFVEIGTVTPRPQPGNPRPRLFRLKADGGLINRMGFNNKGAGPAAERLRHFARNRGGRQVIVGGNIGKNKDTANEQALSDYLICFRELFDAVDYFVVNVSSPNTPGLRDLQERGPLTQLLTALQQENRLRPAPKPILLKIAPDLTNGQLDDIIGIVAETGIAGVIATNTTISRDGLATDTATVTQMGAGGISGRPLRERATEVIRYLHQQSGGAFPIIGVGGIFSAEDAQEKLRAGASLVQVYTSFIYEGPALAKRINKALLNDL
- a CDS encoding AMP-dependent synthetase and ligase (PFAM: AMP-dependent synthetase and ligase~KEGG: bba:Bd1803 long-chain fatty-acid-CoA ligase), with the protein product MNTESTLNPYPWRRFYPKEVPDEINPDAYPSLAALMEEGFRQFTDRPAYSCMGKEITFGEVDKLSAQFASFLQNELKLQKGDRIAIQMPNTLQYPVAMFGALRAGLAVVNTNPLYTPREMQHQFKDSGAKAIVILANFASNLEKILDRTDIQHVIVTSLGDLLGFPKKQIVNAVVKYVKKLVPAYNLPNSISFNDALSRGSSQPFKPVAIKNTDMAFVQYTGGTTGVSKGAVLTHRNILSNVEGQDYWMKPGGIPDGEGIIVAALPLYHVYALTTNALAALKSGSMNLMITNPRDMNAFIDDLKKYKITAFTGVNTLYNGLLNNPRIGEVDFSHLKITSAGGMALQTSVAERWAKLTGNTPCEGYGLTETSPVLCSNPTDGNARVGTIGIPWPSTEMKIIRDDGSDAPVGEPGEIVARGPQVFSGYYNRPEETAKSMLGDWFKTGDVGVMNEEGFFKIVDRKKDMILVSGFNVYPNEIEDVVAQCPGVLEVACIGVPDEKSTEVVKIFVVKKDPALEADTIKAFCRENLTPYKVPRIIEFRTELPKSNVGKILRKPLRDEELAKLKK
- a CDS encoding outer membrane lipoprotein carrier protein LolA (PFAM: outer membrane lipoprotein carrier protein LolA~KEGG: gme:Gmet_3207 outer membrane lipoprotein carrier protein LolA) — its product is MKKFAVLLSLAFVMTLPAFAQKDKRAQGILDAMSKKYKSLKSYQASFTFASAGGGAKESYKGDLTVKNEKFRLLLGGQEVFTDGKTMSTYIKESNEVNVQDYDAGSNSELNPTQIYTIYKRGFDYRFLKEQKQAGRTLEVIELTSNRPKSAIKTVQIAVDKADKSVRNWLISNKDGKQTSYTITKFTPNVNVPDSFFAFDKSKYPGVEVVDLR
- a CDS encoding cell divisionFtsK/SpoIIIE (PFAM: cell divisionFtsK/SpoIIIE; DNA translocase ftsK gamma~KEGG: dol:Dole_2586 cell divisionFtsK/SpoIIIE) is translated as MAQPTTSPRQNTLRRPAEPRPRANRDGNPSPARSQSTSFNWGAALDRWLTDQRSTLTLGVLLMGLALGLMVAFMSYLLNGPADQSVVGAAFSEPLNESGSETRNWVGLVGAYVAHVFVFRWFGVGALAIPIIVFLAGYKMTFGSELLPLSRTTTGLLFASVWISLILGYIVLVTDSAETASVWCGGIGYEFNVALYSLFGWGNLAFIAFALFAFVIYFFDVRSIKLPTFSRPSSPKPNRRSSDPLQTYSESEEEPNEEDEQDVDDARETAPESIQPPLANTFANTPVAPPAREQETPLPEVIAQTTGVTLTIKNREAVADTPDSSEELSATPAPTFEPDPFEEDDLVALHGLYDPTIDLPQYQYPVNELLTDYPNSRKAQVSDDELTVNKEKIENTLRNFGIEIDSIQASIGPTVTLYEIIPAKGVRISKIKSLEDDIALSLSALGIRIIAPMPGMGTIGIEVPNKNREMVSMRSVITSDIFSSSKFDLPIVLGKTISNEIYVADLAKMPHLLMAGATGQGKSVGLNVLLTSLIYKKHPSQLKLVLVDPKKVELTLFNKLERHFLAKLPDSEEPIITDTKKVVNTLNSLCIEMDNRYNLLKDAGCRNLKEYNAKFIKRRLNPEKGHHFLPYIVLIIDELADLMMTAGKEVEQPIARLAQLARAIGIHLVVATQRPSVNVITGLIKANFPARLSFKVTSKIDSRTILDTGGAEQLVGMGDMLLSSNSDIIRLQCPFVDTNEIEDICEFVGNQRGYDDAYALPEFVGDEGGQGDDKDVDMTNRDPMFDEAARLIVIHQQGSTSLIQRKLKLGYNRAGRLVDQLEAARIVGPFEGSKARDVLVQDLQTLEEILKRLKGE